A single Nostoc sp. PCC 7107 DNA region contains:
- a CDS encoding adenylosuccinate synthase: MANVIVIGAQWGDEGKGKITDLLSRSADVVVRYQGGVNAGHTIVVQKQTFKLHLIPSGILYPDTECIIGCGTVIDPQVLIAELDQLEKLNISTAKLLISETAHVTMPYHRLIDKASEERRGTHKIGTTGRGIGPTYADKSERTGIRVLDLMDSEGLRDQLEWTINYKNVLLEKLYNLPPLDPKQVIDEYLVYADRLRPYVIDTSLKIYDAILRRRNILFEGAQGTLLDLDHGTYPYVTSSNPVAGGACVGTGLGPTMIDRVIGVSKAYTTRVGEGPFPTELSGDLGEHLCDRGAEFGTTTGRKRRCGWFDAVIGRYAVRINGMDCMAITKLDVLDELEEIQVCVAYDIDGERCEHFPTSSRQFARCRPIYKTLPGWQKSTSDCRTLEDLPQQALDYLQYLAELMEVPIAIVSLGASRDQTIIVEDPIHGPKRALLHANGTPASLLSA, from the coding sequence TTGGCTAACGTCATTGTCATAGGTGCTCAGTGGGGCGACGAAGGGAAAGGCAAAATCACTGACTTACTCAGCCGCTCCGCAGATGTAGTGGTACGTTACCAAGGGGGTGTCAATGCTGGGCATACGATCGTAGTCCAGAAACAAACTTTTAAACTCCACCTGATTCCCTCTGGTATTTTGTATCCAGATACTGAGTGCATCATTGGCTGTGGGACAGTCATTGATCCACAGGTTTTGATTGCAGAACTCGACCAACTAGAAAAACTTAATATTTCCACTGCCAAACTGTTGATATCTGAGACAGCCCACGTCACGATGCCTTACCATCGGTTAATTGACAAAGCATCAGAAGAACGGCGGGGAACCCATAAAATCGGCACTACAGGTCGAGGAATTGGCCCAACTTATGCTGATAAATCAGAGCGTACAGGCATCAGAGTTTTAGATTTGATGGACTCAGAAGGTCTGCGCGACCAATTAGAGTGGACAATCAATTATAAAAATGTCCTTTTAGAAAAGCTTTACAACCTACCGCCCTTAGACCCTAAGCAAGTAATTGACGAATACTTGGTCTATGCCGATCGCTTGCGTCCTTATGTGATTGATACATCGTTGAAAATATACGATGCCATTTTACGGCGACGCAACATTTTATTTGAAGGAGCGCAAGGCACACTCCTAGACTTAGATCATGGGACTTATCCCTATGTTACCTCCTCAAACCCCGTAGCTGGTGGGGCTTGCGTTGGTACAGGGCTAGGGCCGACAATGATAGACCGGGTAATTGGGGTATCTAAAGCCTACACAACCCGCGTGGGAGAAGGGCCTTTCCCCACAGAGTTGAGTGGAGACTTGGGAGAGCATCTGTGCGATCGCGGTGCGGAATTTGGGACAACCACTGGACGTAAACGGCGCTGCGGTTGGTTTGATGCGGTAATTGGTCGCTATGCCGTCCGCATCAACGGTATGGACTGTATGGCAATTACCAAACTTGATGTTCTCGACGAATTAGAGGAAATTCAAGTTTGTGTCGCCTATGACATAGATGGTGAACGTTGCGAACACTTCCCCACTAGTTCCCGTCAGTTTGCCCGTTGTCGCCCCATCTACAAAACCTTACCAGGATGGCAGAAGTCTACAAGCGACTGCCGTACCCTAGAGGACTTGCCACAGCAAGCCCTCGACTATCTCCAATACTTAGCTGAATTAATGGAAGTGCCGATCGCGATCGTCTCTTTAGGCGCAAGCCGCGATCAAACCATAATTGTAGAAGACCCCATTCACGGCCCCAAACGTGCATTACTGCACGCAAACGGCACACCCGCCTCCTTGCTGAGTGCATAG
- a CDS encoding di-heme oxidoredictase family protein, which translates to MASIFSSAPIGSNVPDDATLLAQRQTEVTANVFDVAEPGPGIVFTPAERVPRKKFGVVGTFPLGLRDLDALVYPSATKTQREALVEGIAFFTTPHLAVEGAGPIANQQMCLGCHLSSAEATPNSRVVRDVSNVSRAARSTPTNFKFTALDPATGGGRPADNLDAINNTGLTAAFTTFGDYNPEQNIFDPLDGVARGGASPRLGGFVQHTRFSIPQCLPERIPTIAEDPNLPNIDPVTKLSSLGFRRGVVEFAGPPYIGRGLMEAIPTNDIRRFEDEGSDTQSIPSSLNNAGIFACTGDCITGKTNTIPTPAATNITAGSAFAGGVGRFGLRANGVEILQFVAGGLQGEVGFTSILNRNEPTDSPTNVGRPGCNDPYPNTLESHLSVPLSERNFLRMTAPPEFGDTLLAVLNNPTRSRPAQSPEGQVKRGAELFGIDLVAFSNRMIPGRFPGGGDGRDPNAINRSNSMVSCASCHIPVQRTGQSPATTTRDGAIVAQHLSYKWAPIFSDLLLHNVPQIDAERWASLPRDPLVVNRKYQPTLSKEQDATNAVGRSFATFDIPRNLAGDVFANGQAAAFGDEFRTPPLMGLGRMGPPFLHDARVYLSRLTFNTNPAGTVFTNNQVTNAPLVVRTLDDAIRAAIELHDLPAPDDSRTPAGGGCPVPPGGAVGNISYGSSPSDVICPPYNSEVSRTHRSDAKEVIRRYRSLSPSDQQSIIEFLKEL; encoded by the coding sequence TTGGCAAGTATTTTCTCTTCTGCTCCTATTGGTTCCAATGTGCCTGATGATGCTACATTACTGGCTCAACGGCAAACAGAGGTCACAGCCAATGTATTTGATGTAGCAGAGCCAGGCCCCGGAATCGTATTTACTCCAGCAGAGCGTGTCCCCCGGAAAAAGTTTGGTGTTGTAGGAACTTTCCCTCTAGGTCTGAGAGACTTGGATGCTTTGGTATATCCTTCTGCAACCAAAACACAACGTGAGGCCTTGGTAGAAGGGATAGCCTTCTTTACAACACCCCACCTCGCAGTAGAAGGTGCTGGGCCAATTGCCAATCAGCAGATGTGTTTGGGTTGTCACTTGAGTTCAGCAGAAGCAACCCCCAACAGCCGAGTAGTACGTGACGTTTCCAACGTATCCCGTGCTGCACGTTCGACACCAACTAACTTCAAGTTCACAGCCCTCGACCCTGCTACAGGTGGTGGACGGCCTGCCGATAACCTTGATGCCATCAATAACACTGGACTAACAGCTGCCTTTACAACCTTCGGTGACTATAATCCTGAACAGAACATATTCGACCCTCTTGATGGGGTTGCCAGAGGTGGAGCCTCACCTCGTCTTGGTGGTTTTGTACAACACACTCGTTTTTCCATCCCACAGTGTCTACCTGAACGCATTCCGACGATTGCTGAAGACCCAAATCTACCTAATATTGATCCAGTAACAAAACTCAGTTCTCTTGGTTTCCGAAGAGGTGTGGTAGAGTTTGCCGGGCCTCCATATATTGGTCGTGGTTTGATGGAGGCGATTCCGACAAATGACATCCGACGCTTTGAAGATGAAGGTTCTGATACGCAAAGCATCCCCTCATCGCTCAACAATGCAGGCATCTTCGCTTGTACAGGCGATTGTATTACTGGTAAAACCAACACTATCCCTACCCCTGCGGCTACTAATATTACTGCTGGTTCAGCCTTTGCAGGTGGTGTAGGACGTTTTGGTTTGCGGGCTAATGGCGTAGAAATCCTTCAGTTTGTGGCAGGTGGTCTTCAAGGGGAAGTTGGTTTTACAAGCATTCTCAACCGGAATGAACCAACTGACTCTCCCACCAATGTTGGTCGTCCAGGCTGTAATGATCCATACCCCAATACACTAGAATCACACCTCAGTGTGCCATTGAGCGAACGAAACTTCCTGCGGATGACGGCTCCTCCAGAATTTGGTGACACCCTACTGGCAGTGTTGAATAATCCTACACGCTCTCGTCCTGCACAAAGCCCGGAAGGTCAAGTTAAGCGTGGAGCAGAGCTTTTTGGGATTGACTTAGTAGCCTTCTCTAACCGGATGATTCCAGGCCGCTTTCCTGGCGGTGGTGATGGTCGCGATCCTAATGCCATTAATCGTTCCAATTCTATGGTGAGTTGTGCCAGCTGCCATATCCCAGTTCAAAGAACAGGGCAATCACCAGCAACCACAACCAGAGATGGTGCGATCGTTGCTCAACATCTTAGCTATAAGTGGGCGCCAATTTTCTCCGACCTACTTCTGCACAACGTACCGCAAATCGATGCAGAACGTTGGGCTTCCTTACCTCGTGATCCACTGGTTGTTAACAGAAAATATCAACCAACTCTTTCCAAAGAGCAAGACGCTACTAATGCTGTAGGTCGCTCCTTCGCTACCTTTGATATTCCTCGCAACTTAGCTGGCGATGTATTTGCGAACGGTCAAGCGGCTGCTTTTGGTGATGAGTTCCGCACACCACCTCTGATGGGCTTGGGTAGAATGGGGCCTCCATTCTTACATGATGCTCGTGTGTACTTGAGCAGACTCACATTTAACACCAACCCTGCTGGTACTGTATTTACCAATAATCAAGTTACCAATGCGCCACTAGTGGTTCGTACTTTAGATGATGCTATTCGTGCAGCTATTGAGTTACATGACTTACCAGCGCCTGATGACAGTCGCACACCTGCGGGTGGCGGATGTCCAGTACCCCCAGGTGGTGCCGTAGGCAATATTTCTTATGGCTCTTCACCCAGTGACGTGATTTGTCCTCCTTACAATAGCGAAGTTTCTAGAACCCACCGCAGTGATGCGAAGGAAGTCATTCGTCGCTATCGTTCTTTAAGTCCATCTGACCAACAATCCATAATTGAATTCCTGAAAGAGTTATAA
- a CDS encoding calcium-binding protein: MANINGTNGNDNLIGTMGNDIISGLAGNDTLLGNGGNDILDGGAGDDSLNAATAVASSTGNSILRGGTGDDFLNITRSSGNNLLEGGDDNDTLLAIFSTGNNLLSGGEGDDLIDISSSTGNNLVEGGNGNDEIYAERVAGNNSLYGGAGNDSFYISNPVSQEPSSTTVTQIVDGEDGEDYLSVDYSDADAPISSTFNSARNIGTITAGTNEISYSNIEGLNIIGTQFNDFITISNARLDDSIDASDGDNNIAGEDGNDTILASFTTGDNTLSGGEGDDLIDISSSTGNNLVEGGNGNDEIYAERVAGNNSLYGGAGNDSFYISNPVSQEPSSTTVTQIVDGEDGEDYLSVDYSDADAPISSTFNSARNIGTITAGTNEISYSNIEGLNIIGTQFNDFITISNARLDDSIDASDGDNNIAGEDGNDTILASFTTGDNTLSGGEGDDLIDISSSTGDNLVEGGNGNDEIYAERVAGNNSLYGGAGNDSFYISNPVAELSSTAVQTVDGEDGEDYLSVDYSDADAPISSTYNASTNSGRITAGTNRVSYSNIERLNIIGTDYSDNIVGSNGDDTLSGGSSGDDRINGGAGDDTLNVDYSTGSNLLNGGIGNDVLSAIGASGDNNLDGGVGDDRIIADDSTGNNLLNGYNGNDELYAVGSSGVNTLIGGAGDDTLNVDYSTGDNLLNGGTGDDSLYAVGSSGNNTLNGGAGRNALIVDDSTGNNLLNGDNADDFLSADASSGNNTFNGRSGNDILIVDGSSGTNVLNGDNGNDYLSADSSFGNNTLNGGNGSDILIVDSSSGNNLLNGGSGNDYLSAAGALGNNTLDGGTGNDILTGGNGNDILVGGQGRDIISGGGDANTFVFNSFNEGTDTITDFSITNDIIQISAAGFGGGLLAGSFSISQFTLGTSATTSDQRFIYNNTTGALYFDQDGSAGGFRQVQLAQLSGAPSLNVSNFVIV, from the coding sequence ATGGCAAATATCAATGGTACGAACGGCAATGATAACCTCATTGGCACAATGGGCAATGATATTATTAGTGGCTTGGCAGGGAATGATACCTTATTGGGCAATGGTGGCAACGACATTCTAGATGGCGGTGCGGGAGATGATAGCCTCAACGCGGCTACAGCAGTTGCCAGTTCCACAGGGAACAGTATCCTCAGAGGTGGAACAGGAGATGATTTTTTAAATATTACCCGTTCTTCGGGAAATAACCTTTTAGAAGGTGGCGATGATAACGACACTCTATTAGCTATCTTTTCTACTGGAAATAACCTATTGAGTGGAGGTGAAGGTGATGACCTGATTGATATCAGTTCTTCTACCGGAAACAATCTGGTGGAAGGTGGTAATGGGAATGATGAAATTTATGCCGAGCGCGTCGCCGGAAATAATAGCCTATATGGTGGTGCAGGTAATGACTCCTTCTACATCAGCAACCCTGTCTCACAAGAACCAAGTTCCACAACAGTCACTCAAATAGTCGATGGGGAAGATGGCGAAGATTATCTCTCCGTTGATTATAGCGATGCTGATGCTCCAATCTCCTCAACGTTCAATAGTGCAAGAAACATTGGCACAATTACAGCCGGAACAAATGAGATTAGCTACAGCAACATCGAAGGTTTAAACATTATTGGTACACAGTTCAATGATTTCATCACGATTAGCAATGCGCGTTTAGATGACAGCATTGATGCAAGTGATGGAGACAACAACATTGCAGGTGAAGATGGCAATGACACAATACTAGCTTCCTTTACGACGGGAGATAATACCCTGAGTGGAGGTGAAGGTGATGACCTAATTGATATCAGTTCTTCTACCGGAAACAATCTGGTGGAAGGTGGTAATGGGAATGATGAAATTTATGCCGAGCGCGTCGCCGGAAATAATAGCCTATATGGTGGTGCAGGTAATGACTCCTTCTACATCAGCAACCCTGTCTCACAAGAACCAAGTTCCACAACAGTCACTCAAATAGTCGATGGGGAAGATGGCGAAGATTATCTCTCCGTTGATTATAGCGATGCTGATGCTCCAATCTCCTCAACGTTCAATAGTGCAAGAAACATTGGCACAATTACAGCCGGAACAAATGAGATTAGCTACAGCAACATCGAAGGTTTAAACATTATTGGTACACAGTTCAATGATTTCATCACGATTAGCAATGCGCGTTTAGATGACAGCATTGATGCAAGTGATGGAGACAACAACATTGCAGGTGAAGATGGCAATGACACAATACTAGCTTCCTTTACGACGGGAGATAATACCCTGAGTGGAGGTGAAGGTGATGACCTGATTGATATCAGTTCTTCTACCGGAGACAATCTAGTGGAAGGTGGTAATGGGAATGATGAGATTTATGCAGAGCGAGTCGCCGGAAATAATAGCCTATATGGTGGTGCAGGTAATGACTCCTTCTACATCAGTAACCCTGTAGCCGAATTGAGTAGCACCGCAGTGCAAACAGTCGATGGGGAAGATGGCGAAGACTATCTCTCAGTTGACTATAGCGATGCTGATGCCCCAATTTCCTCAACATATAATGCTTCCACTAACAGTGGCAGAATTACCGCAGGTACAAATCGGGTTAGCTACAGCAACATCGAACGCCTGAATATTATTGGTACAGACTACAGTGATAACATTGTCGGCAGCAATGGCGATGATACACTTTCTGGTGGTAGTAGTGGAGATGATCGGATTAATGGCGGTGCAGGTGACGATACCTTAAATGTTGACTATTCCACAGGCAGTAACCTGCTTAATGGTGGCATAGGAAATGATGTGCTTTCCGCTATTGGTGCTTCTGGTGATAACAATCTTGATGGTGGAGTAGGTGACGATAGAATAATTGCGGATGATTCCACAGGCAATAACTTGCTGAATGGTTACAACGGTAATGATGAGCTTTATGCTGTTGGTTCATCTGGTGTTAACACCCTCATTGGTGGTGCAGGTGACGATACCTTAAATGTTGACTATTCCACAGGCGATAACCTGCTAAATGGTGGTACTGGTGATGATTCTCTTTATGCTGTTGGTTCATCTGGGAATAACACCCTCAATGGTGGTGCTGGGAGAAACGCATTAATTGTGGATGATTCCACAGGTAATAACCTGCTGAATGGTGATAATGCTGATGATTTTCTCTCGGCTGATGCTTCATCGGGGAATAACACTTTTAACGGTAGATCCGGTAACGACATATTAATTGTGGATGGTTCCAGTGGCACTAATGTTTTAAATGGTGACAATGGTAATGATTATCTGTCTGCTGATAGTTCATTCGGGAATAACACCCTTAATGGTGGTAATGGTAGCGACATATTAATCGTAGATAGTTCTAGTGGAAATAACTTACTCAATGGTGGCAGTGGGAATGATTATCTTTCGGCTGCTGGTGCTTTAGGTAATAACACCCTCGACGGTGGTACTGGCAATGATATTCTCACTGGGGGTAATGGCAATGATATTTTAGTCGGTGGCCAAGGTAGAGATATTATTTCAGGAGGTGGCGATGCAAATACCTTTGTCTTTAATAGTTTCAATGAAGGTACTGACACTATTACTGACTTCAGCATCACTAATGACATCATTCAGATATCAGCGGCTGGTTTTGGTGGTGGTTTATTAGCAGGTTCGTTTTCGATTAGTCAGTTTACTTTAGGAACATCTGCAACTACCAGTGATCAGCGATTTATCTATAACAATACGACTGGTGCGCTGTATTTTGACCAAGATGGTAGCGCTGGTGGATTTAGACAGGTGCAACTGGCTCAATTATCTGGTGCGCCTTCATTGAATGTTAGTAATTTTGTGATTGTTTGA
- the rppB gene encoding two-component system sensor histidine kinase RppB has product MRRNPIFSETRLRLAAWYTLVMSSILGLSGLGVYTVVAHTYYETIDQGLKSVAKALHKSIEPAWQQPGHLQELAKELSLELCINPTNCLPKTTIIQQPIEEAGNQVNYYIRLLDSSQKVFASTDIQFDNLPITLSSQKWQIITDAFGTRYRQITLPLYTQNQISGYLQVARSITDLEQHLAYLRLTLILGLPISLIFVALSSWWLAERAMQPVYLSYQQMQQFTADAAHEFRTPLAAMHSTIEAAIKLQPEPKSNNGTLDVLKRQNHRLSQLVGDLLLLTRIDQKQITREYQLCCLNDLISDLIEELAFLAVEHQVNISGQMLVTKKVYVQGNEEQLYRLISNLMINAIQATSSGGKVIIFLEDSELYAIIKVQDTGVGIALEHQQRIFDRFYRIDRDRSRSSGGSGLGLAIALAIVQAHKGTIHVQSQSGLGSTFTIRLPL; this is encoded by the coding sequence ATGAGACGTAATCCTATTTTCTCCGAAACTAGATTGAGATTAGCAGCTTGGTATACCCTAGTTATGAGTAGTATTTTAGGGTTATCTGGCTTAGGCGTTTATACTGTGGTTGCCCATACTTATTATGAAACTATAGACCAGGGATTAAAATCAGTAGCCAAGGCACTCCATAAAAGCATTGAACCTGCTTGGCAACAACCTGGACATTTACAAGAACTAGCTAAAGAACTTTCCTTAGAATTATGTATAAATCCGACAAACTGCTTGCCGAAAACAACTATTATTCAACAACCAATAGAAGAAGCAGGTAATCAGGTTAATTACTATATACGCTTATTAGATAGTTCACAAAAAGTTTTTGCAAGTACAGATATACAATTTGATAATTTACCAATTACCTTATCGTCACAAAAGTGGCAAATTATTACCGATGCTTTTGGGACTCGCTACCGCCAAATCACTTTACCCTTATATACTCAAAACCAAATTTCCGGTTATCTCCAAGTAGCACGCAGTATCACTGATTTGGAGCAACATCTTGCTTATTTGAGATTAACTTTGATTTTAGGATTGCCAATTTCCCTGATTTTTGTTGCTTTATCTAGTTGGTGGTTAGCAGAAAGGGCAATGCAGCCTGTATATCTTTCCTATCAACAGATGCAACAATTTACTGCTGATGCAGCTCATGAATTCCGTACACCTCTAGCTGCAATGCACTCTACTATTGAGGCTGCTATTAAGTTACAGCCAGAACCAAAATCAAATAATGGCACGTTAGATGTTCTCAAACGCCAAAATCATCGCTTATCACAATTAGTGGGTGATTTATTACTATTGACAAGGATAGATCAAAAACAAATAACCAGAGAATATCAGCTTTGTTGTTTGAATGACTTAATTAGCGATTTAATTGAGGAGTTAGCATTTTTAGCAGTAGAGCATCAAGTAAATATTTCTGGTCAGATGTTAGTTACAAAAAAAGTTTATGTTCAAGGAAATGAAGAACAACTTTATCGGTTAATTTCTAACTTAATGATCAATGCAATTCAAGCAACATCTAGTGGGGGAAAAGTTATCATTTTTTTAGAAGATAGTGAGCTTTATGCCATTATTAAAGTTCAAGATACCGGAGTTGGGATAGCGCTCGAACATCAACAACGAATTTTTGATCGATTCTATCGAATAGATCGCGATCGCTCTCGTAGTTCTGGTGGTTCTGGTTTGGGTTTAGCCATTGCTTTAGCGATCGTCCAAGCGCATAAAGGCACTATTCACGTTCAAAGTCAATCTGGTTTGGGTAGTACATTTACAATCCGGTTGCCTTTATAA
- the rppA gene encoding two-component system response regulator RppA, which translates to MRLILVEDETDLGAAIKQVLSHEAYVVDWFLDGTQAWQSLKDGSTEYTLGIFDWMLPGVSGIELCKWLRSRQLTLPVLMLTAKDRMEEKIIGLDSGADDYIVKPFDMAELLARLRALQRRAAYTGISIIPQVQTRRLQIGYLTLNYNTHELTRLYPNGEKQILTLTIKEFQLLEYFMRHPNQIINRDQIINQLWEIGAAPVSNVVAAQIRLLRRKLGEEDSEALIETIYGVGYRLNIPVTEIGS; encoded by the coding sequence ATGAGACTGATATTAGTTGAGGATGAAACAGATTTAGGTGCAGCAATTAAACAAGTTCTCAGTCATGAGGCGTATGTAGTGGATTGGTTTTTGGATGGGACTCAAGCATGGCAATCGCTAAAAGATGGCTCGACAGAGTACACATTAGGGATTTTTGATTGGATGCTGCCTGGAGTTTCTGGTATAGAGTTGTGTAAGTGGTTGCGATCGCGCCAATTAACTCTACCTGTGTTGATGCTAACTGCTAAAGACCGAATGGAAGAAAAAATTATTGGTCTAGATAGCGGTGCAGATGATTATATAGTTAAACCTTTTGATATGGCAGAATTGCTGGCAAGATTGCGAGCCTTACAAAGGCGGGCTGCTTACACAGGAATATCGATTATACCCCAAGTTCAAACCCGACGTTTACAAATAGGTTATCTGACACTTAATTACAACACTCATGAACTAACTCGCCTGTATCCTAATGGTGAAAAGCAAATATTAACTTTAACTATCAAAGAATTTCAATTGTTAGAATATTTTATGCGTCATCCGAACCAAATTATCAACCGTGACCAGATTATTAATCAACTTTGGGAAATTGGTGCAGCGCCAGTCAGCAATGTAGTAGCAGCGCAAATCCGTTTATTGAGACGTAAATTAGGAGAAGAAGATAGCGAAGCTTTGATAGAAACTATTTATGGTGTCGGTTATCGTCTCAATATTCCGGTAACAGAAATAGGCAGTTAA
- a CDS encoding TIGR00341 family protein gives MINNFRNRFKNFKKKRVEPLQLQQLVGEFFEESTPNNTYLILIIGSCAIATFGLLSNSTAVIIGAMIIAPLMLPIRALAFGALVGNVNLFRQGTIAVLFGTLLALLISYSIGWLVNLPSFGSEVLSRSKPTLLDLGIAVSAGGISGYAKVNSKISASVAGTAIAVALMPPICVIGLGLAKSDWSLSLGATLLYLTNLLGISLACMLTFLFAGYSPFRRARKVLLWALALTGVLLIPLTVSFTQLFRQAQLENSLKRALLNRTVTFQRLELLKTNTNWLTNPPQVRLSVRAQKPVTSTQVGLLEAFIKKEMGQAFTLVFEVSQVEEVRRETSNIPQQIQRNK, from the coding sequence TTGATTAATAATTTTCGTAACCGCTTCAAAAATTTCAAGAAAAAAAGAGTGGAACCTTTACAACTACAACAGCTTGTAGGGGAGTTTTTTGAAGAATCTACGCCTAATAATACATATTTAATTTTAATTATTGGTTCTTGTGCTATCGCTACATTTGGTCTACTCTCCAATAGTACGGCGGTAATTATTGGGGCGATGATAATTGCCCCTTTAATGTTGCCAATTCGAGCTTTAGCTTTTGGTGCATTGGTAGGCAATGTCAACTTATTTCGTCAAGGTACAATCGCAGTTTTATTCGGCACCTTATTAGCTCTTTTAATTTCTTATAGTATAGGTTGGCTAGTTAATTTACCTAGTTTTGGTAGTGAAGTTTTATCTCGTTCTAAACCTACCTTGCTGGATTTGGGCATTGCTGTTTCCGCAGGCGGTATTAGTGGTTACGCGAAGGTAAATTCAAAAATCTCTGCTAGTGTCGCAGGTACAGCAATAGCGGTTGCCTTAATGCCACCAATTTGTGTTATTGGTTTAGGTCTAGCAAAATCTGATTGGTCTCTGAGTTTAGGAGCAACTTTGCTCTATCTGACGAACCTGTTAGGCATTAGTCTTGCCTGTATGTTGACATTTTTATTTGCTGGCTATTCGCCTTTTCGTCGCGCACGTAAGGTACTATTATGGGCATTAGCTTTGACAGGGGTTTTATTAATACCTTTAACAGTGAGCTTTACCCAATTATTTAGACAAGCACAACTAGAAAACTCTTTAAAAAGAGCTTTGTTAAATCGCACTGTAACTTTTCAGCGTTTGGAACTACTAAAAACTAATACTAATTGGCTGACTAATCCACCACAAGTTCGCTTAAGTGTCCGCGCCCAGAAACCTGTAACATCAACACAAGTAGGTCTTTTAGAAGCATTTATTAAAAAGGAAATGGGTCAAGCCTTCACCTTAGTTTTTGAAGTTAGTCAAGTTGAAGAAGTAAGACGAGAAACATCTAATATTCCTCAGCAAATACAAAGAAACAAGTAG